The sequence below is a genomic window from Arthrobacter sp. U41.
TGCCGTGGTGTAAACGTCTTCCATATCGCGAGCGGGAAGCTGGATGAAACGGACCTCTCGGGCGTCGACTTCGTCTTCTGCAATTGGTTCCCCTCTCATCTGACCGCAGGCGGCTGGAAGGTGGGTGCCGTCGTCGACGACGGCGCTTCGGATGCGCAGGTGAGCGCCCTTGAGAGCATCCTTCGGGGACAGGCCGGCGGGCCGTTCGGGGATTTCGCGGCGCTGTACGGCGAATGGCTGGGATTGGAACGCGCGAGTGTCTCGTTCTCGGACGGGGATACTCCGTCCGGCTCAGTGGCGGGCCGCGTGGTCGTTACGTTCGAGCCACTGCCCGGGCCCGACGGCGGCGTGACCACCGTGAAGAACGCGATGTACGGCTTTGCGCCGGAATTCCGGATCGGCAAGGGGCCGGGACACCCGGATCTCTTCGGCCTGGAGTTCGACGGCGTTTACGGCGAGACATCCGACTTCACCTTCGCCAGTGAAATGGCGGAAGGCGCACCCAAGGGCCGCGGCTAAGGCCGGCCGATGTATTACAGGAAGCCGTTCAGGAGAGCGGGCGTGCAGCCTGCAGTGCACGCCCGTATGCCGTCCCGTGTCGACCCGCGGGAGGCTGGCCTGATTGCGGCGCTGCTTCTGCTCGCTGCGGCCAGTTGGGTGTTCACGTCCACGCAGCTCAGCGGGATGGACATGGGCCGCTGGACCGACCCGGGGCCGCTGGGGTTTTTCGTCGTCACGTGGGTGGTGATGTTGGCGGCCATGATGTTCCCGTCCGTGTCGCCCATGGTGGTGGCCTATGACCGGATCCAGCAGCATCGGCGCAAAACGGGACGGTACGCTCCCGCTGGGTCCACCGCAGTGTTCGTCGCCGGGTACCTGATCTCCTGGACCGTCTTCGGGCTGGTGGCATATTCGCTGTACATGTCGGTCGCGTCGATGGCCCCCGGGCTCTTCGGCTCGGATCAGGGCGGACGCTACCTGGCGGTCAGCGTGGTCCTGCTTGCGGCTCTGTATCAGCTGACGCCCGCCAAGAACGTCAGCCTGATGAAATGCCGGACGCCCATGGACTTTGTTTTGCACCGCCTGCGGACCGGGTACCGGGGTGCGCTGGTCATGGGCGTGGAGCACGGCGCCTGGTGTGTCGCCTGCTGTTGGGCGCTGATGGTTGCGCTATTCGCACTCGGGGTCATGAGCATCGGCTGGATGGCGCTGATCGGAGCCTTCATCGCCGGGGAGAAGATGCTGCCCTGGAAGCGGCTCGCCAACCGTTCCGTTGCGGTGGCGCTGGCTGTAATTGCACTCGGTGTGGCCCTCACACCCGCGGCGACGGGCGGGATGGGGATGTAATGTGCTGTCTCCGCCGTAGCGCAGGCAGCGACAAACCGGGGGAATATCACAGGTCTCATCCAACAAGGAGTCGGAAATGTCTGAAGATATTAAGTTGATAGAGCGGTTCTACAAGGACGTGATAGAGGCCGGGAACCTCGACCTCGTTGATGAGCTGGCGCTGGACAGCTACGTGGATCACGAGGAGGGCCTCCCCGGGCAACCGCCCGGCAGGGAGGGCGTCAAGTACTTCGTGAAGACGATGCGGTCGGCGTTCCCGGATATCAAGGTCAAGGAGATCACACCATCGCTGAGCGCCGGAAACATGGAGGCATGCCACGTGGTCCTTACGGGCACCCATCGTGGGGAACTGACCGGCATCCCGCCAACGGGCAAGAGCGTGGAGTTCGACTGCACCGACATCATCCGCGTCGAGGAAGGCAAGGTGGCCGAGCATTGGGGCACCACTGACAACATGGGCATCATGCGGCAGATCGGCGCCATGTCTATGGCCTGAGTAAGCCCCAGCACGACGTAAAACACCAGCACGACGGCGGCCGGATCGACCGCCGCCGGGCACAACGAAGGCTGTCCACGTTCCGAAAGGGAACGCAGACAGCCTTTTCCGCGGCGGATTTCGTCTACCGAGTTCAGCTCTGCGGGACACCGAACGCGTCTACTGGGGGTCAGCCGGCCGCCGTTGTGTTTCTAGACCGTCGGGGCGTAGGCCTTCGGCAGCTTCAGTCCGCGCTCTTCCATGACGGTGCGCAGGCGGGTGGGGTAGTCGGTGATGATGCCATCGACGCCGAGGTCCATCAGGCGCTCCATGTCCGCCGTGGTGTTGACGGTCCAGGGGACGACCGGCAGGCCGAGCTCGTGGGCTTCGGCGATCATTCCGGCGGTGACGGAGCGGAAGGCGGGGGAGATGACGTCGTAGCCCTGGGCCGCGGCTGCCTTGGCGAGGGATCCGCCGTAGGTGTCGATGTCGATGCCGCCGAGGTTGGGGCTGGCGCCGGGCTGGCCGATCTCGAGCCAGGCGTCGCCGCTGGACAACGCAACCAGCGGCATCTCCGGGGCGATTTCTTTGGTCAGGTTCAGCGATGACCAGTCGAAGGACTGCACGGTGACGCGGTCCGCCATGCCGGAGGCCTGGATCTCGGTCACCACGGCCTTGGTCAGGGCCACCATGCCCTCGCCGCCGATCTGGCTGCTTTCGACTTTGGTCTCGATGTTGAAGCCGACCTTCTCTGCGTCGGCGTCGCGAACCAGCTGGAACACGTCCTTGAGCTCGGCGATCCGGTTGCCCTCGATCACGTCCTGCTCCGGGTACCCCTTCAGCTGGGTGAAGCCGCAGTCCAGCGTCTTGATCTGGGCCAGCGACAGCTCGGCAACCCGGTCGCCGACATACGGGAAGTCTGCGTCGCCAGGCGTGGCCGGCGCCGTGTCCAGGCACTTGTCCGCCTGGATGGTGTCGTCGTGCCAGACGATGACCTTCCCGTCCGACGTCAGGTGGGTGTCCAGCTCCAAGGTGGTCACTCCCAGCCTCAGCGAGTTGGCGAAGGCGGCCAGGGATTCCTCGGTCCACTCGCCGCGGCCTCCCCGGTGGGACTGCAGGTCAAAGGAGCCGTTACGCTCGTTGGTCTTGATGCTGGAGGTGGCGGTTCCGGCAGCGTTCGACGACGGCGCGGTGCCTGCTTCGGTGTGTGAAGCGGCGACGGCGGGGCTCGCCAGCGAGGCGATGAGCGCGGCGGTGGCCGCGGCAGTCAGGACTGTGCGCATGGTGATGGTTCCTCCTGGGTGACGGGTCGCCGGCGCTGCGCCGGCGACCCGACCACCCTAGGGAGGCCAGATGGACTGCCGTGTTCGGGGAACTGGACCGCGGGTGAACGCCTCATGATGCGGGGGGCGGGGTTGGGGGTCAGCCGTCGAACAGGCCCCGCACATCCTCCGCCGACAGTGCCGAGGAGAACATCGCGTCGTCGTCCAGTACGGCGGTGAACAGCTTGGCTTTCTTTTCCTTCAGCGCCATGACTTTCTCCTCGATGGTGTCCCGGGCCACCAGCCGGTAGACCATGACATTCCGGGTCTGGCCGATGCGATGAGTACGGTCAACGGCTTGCGCCTCTGAAGCGGGGTTCCACCACGGGTCCAACAGGAAGACGTAGTCCGCCTCGGTCAGGTTTAGTCCGAATCCACCGGCCTTGAGGCTGATCAGGAACACTGGGGCGTTTCCGGACTTGAACTGCTCAATCACGTCGCCGCGCCGGCGGGTTTTGCCGTCCAGGTAGGCGTACGGGATACCTTCGGCGTCCAGCCGGGCCGCGGCCTTGCCCAGGAAGCCAGTGAACTGGCTGAAGATCAGCGCGCGGTGTCCCTCGGATACTATGTCGGCAAGCTGCTCCAGCAGGGCGTCGAGCTTGCTGGACGGGACGGACGCGTATTTCTCGTCCACCAGGGACGCGTCCAGGCTGAGCCTGCGCAACATCGTGAGGGACTTGAAGATCGCGAAGCGGTTCTTGTCCATGTCGTCCAGCAGCCCCAGCACCTTCTGTCGTTCGCGCTGTAAATGCCGCTGGTAAATGGTGCGGTGGCGCGGCGCCAGGTCCAACTCCAGCACCTGTTCCTGTTTGGCGGGCAGATCCTTCGCGACGAGGTCCTTGGTGCGCCGCATCATCAGAGGCCGGATCCGGCGTCGTAATTGCGCCAGTTTCTCCGCATCCCCGTCCTTCTCCACCGGCTTCTGGTAGTACTCGGCGAAATTCTTCGACGACGGGAACAAACCGGGAGCGGTGATCGCGAACATCGACCACAACTCCATCAGGTTGTTCTCCATGGGCGTGCCCGTGATGGCGAGCTTGAACGGGGCCGGGAAACGGCGGGCGTTCTGGCTGGCCTTGGTGGCCGGATTCTTGACAAACTGTGCCTCGTCCAGCACCAGCCCGGCCCAGCGCTGTGCGGCGAACGCGTCGTAGTCGAGCCGGAAGAGCGTATAGGAAACAACCACGACGTCGGACCCGGCAGCCAGTGCCGCCGGATCCGTCCCGCTGCGCTGCAGCGTGTCCGTGACCGCGGTGACGCGCAACCCGGGGGCGAACCGTCCGATTTCCGCGGCCCAGTTGGGCACCACGGAGGTAGGGGCGACCACCAGGAAGGGGTGGCGCGCAGTTTCGTCGCGGTCCGGAGCGCCGATGCCGTTCTTGGCGTGGCAGATCAGAGCGATGGCCTGGAGGGTTTTGCCCAGGCCCATATCGTCCGCGAGCACGCCGCCCAGGCCCTGCTCCCACAGGAAGGCCAGCCAGTTGTAGCCGTCCTGCTGGTAGGGACGCAGCGATGCGTTGAGGTCCGCCGGCAGCGGCACGTCCAGCAGCTCCGTGAACCGCAGCAGCCCGCCAACGCTCCGCCGCCAGGACTCGGCCTGTTCGGCCGTGGCAGACAGTTCCTCGAGCTCGTCCCAGAGCCCGGCCTGGTACCTGCTGATCCGCAGGGGCCCTTCGTGGTCCTGCAGGGACCTGGCTTCCTCGATCAGCCGGCGCAGCTGGAGGAATTCGGGCTGGTCGAGCCGGAAGTAGTTTCCGGTGGAGAGCATCAGGTGTTCCTCGCCTGCGGCCAGGGCGCGGAAGAGCTGGTCGAAGGGGACATCTTCCCCGCTTAGGGTGACCGTGACGCCCAGATCAAACCAGTCGCCGTCGTCCGTTCCCTGGGTGCTGACGCCGATGAGAGGGCTGTCCGTCAGCTCGCTGTAGTCCGGCACGGTGCCCGTGGTGACGACCCGTACGTGCTCGAGCTGTTCCAGCACGGGGAGTGCCTCAGTGGTGAACCGGGCGGCGGCGATGTTTCTGAGCACCGCCGGCGCGGTGCTGCCCGGGTGGCCGGAGGTTGGGTCCGGGAACTGCTCCTGCCAGGCTGCCGGGAACGGGTCCAGGGCCCCGGCCGCCCGGGCCAGGAGCTGTGCTTCGAACGCGCGGTCGCGGTAGCCGGTGCCCGCATCGGGCAGCGGCTGGCGGGTGACGGTGCCCGCGGAGCTGTATTCCCAGTGCCATTGAAGGTGCAGCGCGCCGGGATCCTGCGGTGCTCCGGCCGCGGGGCGGCGCTGGGTCCGGCCGGACGGTACCCGCTCTGCTGTGGATTCGTGCGGGACGTGGGCGGCTGTCAGCACCAGCTCCGGCGGCAGGATCTGCGGCAGCTCCACGGAGCCGTCGCTGCAGATGACATCTGCTGCCTGGGCGAGTTGCGGGAAGATGGCACCCAGGAAGGAACCGCGGGCCGCCGCCGGAACCAGCAGTTCCGTGCGGTGGCTGATCAGCGGCCGGATGGCGTCAGGAACGGGCGCTGTGCTCGGGGCCAGATGGAAAACACGGGGAGCCGTGGAGGTGCCCGGGCCTGTGGCGGCATCCCACCAGAACAGTCCGTGGCCGGGCCGGCCGATCACGCCCATCGCGGTGCGATCCGCGGAACCGCCGCCGATGCCGACGTACGGCGCCAGCCGCAGTCCGCCGTCGTGATCGCGGATGTCCAGCGAAATGCTGACAGGCTCATGAACCAAGACGGCGTCGCCGGTCTTTGCGGCCACCAGCGCCACCCCGATGTCGTTTGCCTGGGCGAGGAGCTGCCAGAGCAGCGGGTTGTTGAAGCCTTCCAGGGGCAGATGCGTATACGGAGCCGACGTGCCCTCGGCAGCGTAGAGCGTGGCGAAGGTGCGCATCCAACGAACCTGTTCCGGACTGAATTCCTCAAGATGGGCTCCATAGTAGGAGCGCCCGAAGGTATCCCAGCGCAGCTGGCCCACCACCCACTTGCCCTTGGCATTCAGTCTCACCGGCCTGGCGGTCAGGCTGACCGGCGGGGCGGATTGATCTTGCCACGGGTCAACGCGGCCACGCTGGTACCAGGCGGGCTGGCTGGAACCGGATTCGTGCAGTTCCAGCTGCACACCGAGGGGCAGCGTTGGCTTGCTGGCGCTTCGAATGGCCGGTACGCCAGCGAAACCCGGGTACCGTGATGCCGGCTCCGGGTGGAGAAGGGAATGGATCTGCTCCTGCCAGGGAGCGGGAGGGGCCGGTTTCTGGACAGCTTTCTGAACGGCGGGTTTCAGAACGGCGGGCGCGGGCTGCCTCGGCGCGCGAGTGCTCACCGTGGCCGGCGGAATGTCCAGGAGCGCTGGCTGCTCCACGATGGGCCCACTGCTGATGTCCAGGAGCAATGCGGCGACGTGTTTGCAGTTGGAGCGCATGGGGCAGGAACATTCGCCCCAGTCAAGACGCAATCCGCTGGTGCCGTCCTGGAATGAGACTTTGGTCCGGTAGGGGGCGCCGCGGTTGCCCTGGACCTTGGCCTTCAACTCCAGGGATTTGGGGTACCACTCAATGCCGGAAACAGCGCCCTTGCGCGCGTACGTGCGGCCGCGACTGAGGGAGGTGGAACCCACAAGGGCACTGATCACGGCGTCATCGACCTGCGGAAGCGGGGGTAAAGTCACGGCTTAACGGTAACTGCTGGTGCGAGCCTCTTGCGAGCACCCGGTCATCGTCCGGTGGGCTTCAACTCTGGATTCGGCGGACAGGGCCCGGTAGCGCTCAGGCGGTGTGGCTGGGGGCTTCTCCATTTGTCGCGGCTTAAACCGTCGGCCGGACGGTCAAGGTCGCTCAGGTGCGACTATCCAATACCGACTCCAGTTTCTCGAAGGACTCGGTCCATCCGCTGCGGTGCAGGGCCAGCCGCTCTTCCGTCAGGAACGGTCCCTGCGAGAGCACCAGGCGCGTGGCTTCGCCGGTACTCCCGAGTGCGAGGTCGACGACGGTTTCCCGGTCGTCCGGTGTCGGTTCCTCCCAGCGGAAGGTGTACACCAGACGCCAGGGAGGATCGATCTCCAGGAACTCGCCTGAGAGGTGGAACGGTTCGCCCTCCGGTGGCGTCATGCGGAATCCGTAGCGGCCGCCTTCCGTGAGGTTCAGTTCGGCTGCAGGGATGGTGAAGCCGTGCGGACCCCACCACTTCATAAGTTCGGTCGATTCCGTCAGCATCCTGAAGACTTCCTCCGGGGGAGCATCGAGCGTGCATTCCAGGTTCAGGACCAGCCCGCCAGTTTCCTCGTTCATCGTCCCACTCTGGCATCTTGCGGGCGCTGGCGGAAGGGGGCGGGTTGGCAGCCGCCACGCCGCGCTTGCCGGTCATGCCGCCAGCCCGCTCCGGACCTCCGCTCCGTGCTGCGGAGCCTCTTTGGCGGCGAGCCGCTTCGCCAGGTATTTGGCATCCCGGCCCACACCGGGGAGGGTTTCCGATGCTTCTGCGAAGATGAGCTCTTTCCCCAGCAGGTAGAGGCCCGGCAGGGCATCCACGATCCCGCGGTGCTGCTGCTCCCGCCAGTTCGCGGGCAGCGCCGGGATGTCCAGCCACGGGTAGGCCTCGGTGAAGCCGGTGCACCAGATGACATTTGCCACCGGAAGGCGCTGGCCGTCGTCGAGCATCACCGCGCCGTCCTGGACTCCGGTGACCCGCGGCACCAGGTGGACGCCGGCGGCGCCCAGGTCCGCGAGCTTGGTGCGGATCAACGGCCTGGCCATGGCGGCGATCTTGGGCAGCGCCTTGCGACCCACCGGCGTGCTGGTGTTCAGCACGTGCAGCCCGGCGAAGCGGACCACCGGGAACAGGAAGCGGGCCGCGGTCCGGCCGTGCCGGAACGGGAGCTCGCCACTCGGCTTGCCGGCCAGCCAGGTTTCGTGTGTGCGGCTGGTCTCCAGGGCGATCTCCGCCCCGGAGTTGCCCACCCCCACCACCAGGACGGGACCGGGCTTGAGTTGCGCCGGGTTCTTGTAGTGGTGGGAGTGGAGCTGCACGACGTCGGACGGCAGTTCCGCCGCAAAGCCCGGCGTCTTGGGCAGCTGGCAGGCACCGGTGGCGAGGACGACGTTCGCCGCCGTCCAGCGCTGCGTCCCGGCCGTGACATGGAACCGCTGCCCGTCGTGGCTCAGCCGGGTGACGGCCGTGTTGGGCCGGACCGGCAGGTGGAACCGGGAGGCGTAGTCCTCCAGATAGTCCGCCTGCTCATCCTTGGTG
It includes:
- a CDS encoding glycerophosphodiester phosphodiesterase family protein, with translation MRTVLTAAATAALIASLASPAVAASHTEAGTAPSSNAAGTATSSIKTNERNGSFDLQSHRGGRGEWTEESLAAFANSLRLGVTTLELDTHLTSDGKVIVWHDDTIQADKCLDTAPATPGDADFPYVGDRVAELSLAQIKTLDCGFTQLKGYPEQDVIEGNRIAELKDVFQLVRDADAEKVGFNIETKVESSQIGGEGMVALTKAVVTEIQASGMADRVTVQSFDWSSLNLTKEIAPEMPLVALSSGDAWLEIGQPGASPNLGGIDIDTYGGSLAKAAAAQGYDVISPAFRSVTAGMIAEAHELGLPVVPWTVNTTADMERLMDLGVDGIITDYPTRLRTVMEERGLKLPKAYAPTV
- a CDS encoding DEAD/DEAH box helicase, whose protein sequence is MTLPPLPQVDDAVISALVGSTSLSRGRTYARKGAVSGIEWYPKSLELKAKVQGNRGAPYRTKVSFQDGTSGLRLDWGECSCPMRSNCKHVAALLLDISSGPIVEQPALLDIPPATVSTRAPRQPAPAVLKPAVQKAVQKPAPPAPWQEQIHSLLHPEPASRYPGFAGVPAIRSASKPTLPLGVQLELHESGSSQPAWYQRGRVDPWQDQSAPPVSLTARPVRLNAKGKWVVGQLRWDTFGRSYYGAHLEEFSPEQVRWMRTFATLYAAEGTSAPYTHLPLEGFNNPLLWQLLAQANDIGVALVAAKTGDAVLVHEPVSISLDIRDHDGGLRLAPYVGIGGGSADRTAMGVIGRPGHGLFWWDAATGPGTSTAPRVFHLAPSTAPVPDAIRPLISHRTELLVPAAARGSFLGAIFPQLAQAADVICSDGSVELPQILPPELVLTAAHVPHESTAERVPSGRTQRRPAAGAPQDPGALHLQWHWEYSSAGTVTRQPLPDAGTGYRDRAFEAQLLARAAGALDPFPAAWQEQFPDPTSGHPGSTAPAVLRNIAAARFTTEALPVLEQLEHVRVVTTGTVPDYSELTDSPLIGVSTQGTDDGDWFDLGVTVTLSGEDVPFDQLFRALAAGEEHLMLSTGNYFRLDQPEFLQLRRLIEEARSLQDHEGPLRISRYQAGLWDELEELSATAEQAESWRRSVGGLLRFTELLDVPLPADLNASLRPYQQDGYNWLAFLWEQGLGGVLADDMGLGKTLQAIALICHAKNGIGAPDRDETARHPFLVVAPTSVVPNWAAEIGRFAPGLRVTAVTDTLQRSGTDPAALAAGSDVVVVSYTLFRLDYDAFAAQRWAGLVLDEAQFVKNPATKASQNARRFPAPFKLAITGTPMENNLMELWSMFAITAPGLFPSSKNFAEYYQKPVEKDGDAEKLAQLRRRIRPLMMRRTKDLVAKDLPAKQEQVLELDLAPRHRTIYQRHLQRERQKVLGLLDDMDKNRFAIFKSLTMLRRLSLDASLVDEKYASVPSSKLDALLEQLADIVSEGHRALIFSQFTGFLGKAAARLDAEGIPYAYLDGKTRRRGDVIEQFKSGNAPVFLISLKAGGFGLNLTEADYVFLLDPWWNPASEAQAVDRTHRIGQTRNVMVYRLVARDTIEEKVMALKEKKAKLFTAVLDDDAMFSSALSAEDVRGLFDG
- a CDS encoding SRPBCC family protein, producing MNEETGGLVLNLECTLDAPPEEVFRMLTESTELMKWWGPHGFTIPAAELNLTEGGRYGFRMTPPEGEPFHLSGEFLEIDPPWRLVYTFRWEEPTPDDRETVVDLALGSTGEATRLVLSQGPFLTEERLALHRSGWTESFEKLESVLDSRT
- a CDS encoding DUF1326 domain-containing protein → MSWEISGTYVGNCTCRMICPCPVDGVPTGPDGECRGVNVFHIASGKLDETDLSGVDFVFCNWFPSHLTAGGWKVGAVVDDGASDAQVSALESILRGQAGGPFGDFAALYGEWLGLERASVSFSDGDTPSGSVAGRVVVTFEPLPGPDGGVTTVKNAMYGFAPEFRIGKGPGHPDLFGLEFDGVYGETSDFTFASEMAEGAPKGRG
- a CDS encoding ester cyclase, producing the protein MSEDIKLIERFYKDVIEAGNLDLVDELALDSYVDHEEGLPGQPPGREGVKYFVKTMRSAFPDIKVKEITPSLSAGNMEACHVVLTGTHRGELTGIPPTGKSVEFDCTDIIRVEEGKVAEHWGTTDNMGIMRQIGAMSMA
- a CDS encoding DUF2182 domain-containing protein; the protein is MQPAVHARMPSRVDPREAGLIAALLLLAAASWVFTSTQLSGMDMGRWTDPGPLGFFVVTWVVMLAAMMFPSVSPMVVAYDRIQQHRRKTGRYAPAGSTAVFVAGYLISWTVFGLVAYSLYMSVASMAPGLFGSDQGGRYLAVSVVLLAALYQLTPAKNVSLMKCRTPMDFVLHRLRTGYRGALVMGVEHGAWCVACCWALMVALFALGVMSIGWMALIGAFIAGEKMLPWKRLANRSVAVALAVIALGVALTPAATGGMGM
- a CDS encoding flavin-containing monooxygenase, translated to MNTTPATDTGGAVGTAAVDTVIIGAGQSGLALGYYLARQHRNFVILDAGTRVGDAWRSRWDSLRLFTPAKYDGLPGRPFPGDPLAFPTKDEQADYLEDYASRFHLPVRPNTAVTRLSHDGQRFHVTAGTQRWTAANVVLATGACQLPKTPGFAAELPSDVVQLHSHHYKNPAQLKPGPVLVVGVGNSGAEIALETSRTHETWLAGKPSGELPFRHGRTAARFLFPVVRFAGLHVLNTSTPVGRKALPKIAAMARPLIRTKLADLGAAGVHLVPRVTGVQDGAVMLDDGQRLPVANVIWCTGFTEAYPWLDIPALPANWREQQHRGIVDALPGLYLLGKELIFAEASETLPGVGRDAKYLAKRLAAKEAPQHGAEVRSGLAA